The following proteins are co-located in the Vigna angularis cultivar LongXiaoDou No.4 chromosome 2, ASM1680809v1, whole genome shotgun sequence genome:
- the LOC128195467 gene encoding pentatricopeptide repeat-containing protein At2g36730: protein MVCLPTLKTQFLSKKHQCLFLLNLCGSMEQLHQIQAQIHLSGLYQDTHTLSELVYFCSLSPSKNLRHARALVHHAATPSPISWNILIRGYAASDSPLEAFWVFQKMRERGAMPNKLTFPFLIKSCAAATALGEGKQVHADAFKCGLDSDVYVGNNLINFYGCCKRIVDARKVFDEMPERTVVSWNSVITACVESLWLDEGIEYFFRMWGCGFEPDETSMVLLLSACAELGYLSLGRWAHSQLVLRGMVLSVQLGTALVDMYGKSGALGYARFVFERMEKRNVWTWSAMILGLAQHGFAEEALALFAMMSINNNHDICPNYVTYLGVLCACSHAGMVDEGCQYFHDMECVHGIKPLMMHYGVMVDVLGRAGRLEEAYWFIQMMPIEPDPVVWRTLLSACAIHDVHDHAGIGERVRKRLLRMEPRRGGNLVIVANMYAEVGMWEKATNVRRVMRNGGMKKLAGESCVDLGGSMHRFFAGYDPCPDLMSVYHLLDGLNLHLKMVN from the coding sequence ATGGTTTGTCTTCCGACATTGAAGACACAGTTTCTCTCGAAGAAGCACCAATGCCTCTTTCTCCTAAACTTGTGTGGTTCCATGGAACAACTCCATCAAATACAGGCACAAATCCACCTCTCTGGTCTCTACCAAGACACACACACTCTCTCAGAACTCGTCTACTTTTGCTCCCTCTCTCCCTCCAAGAACCTCCGCCACGCTCGGGCACTTGTGCACCATGCTGCCACCCCATCACCCATTTCGTGGAACATTCTCATCCGAGGCTACGCCGCGAGCGATTCCCCCCTTGAAGCTTTTTGGGTATTTCAGAAAATGCGAGAACGTGGTGCCATGCCTAACAAACTCACCTTCCCTTTCCTCATTAAGTCTTGTGCTGCAGCTACTGCACTTGGTGAAGGGAAGCAGGTTCATGCGGACGCTTTTAAGTGTGGTTTGGACTCTGACGTGTACGTTGGTAACAATTTGATTAACTTCTATGGGTGTTGTAAGAGGATTGTGGATGCAAgaaaggtgtttgatgaaatgccggAGAGAACAGTTGTTTCTTGGAACTCGGTCATCACTGCGTGTGTTGAGAGTCTTTGGTTGGATGAGGGGATTGAGTATTTTTTCAGGATGTGGGGTTGTGGGTTTGAGCCTGATGAGACTTCCATGGTGTTGTTATTATCTGCTTGTGCTGAGTTGGGGTACTTGAGTTTGGGAAGATGGGCTCATTCTCAGTTGGTTTTGAGAGGGATGGTTCTGAGTGTTCAGTTGGGTACTGCTCTTGTTGACATGTATGGGAAGTCTGGGGCTTTGGGCTATGCAAGGTTTGTTTTTGAGagaatggaaaagaggaatgtGTGGACATGGAGTGCAATGATATTGGGGTTGGCTCAACACGGGTTTGCTGAGGAAGCCCTTGCGCTGTTTGCAATGATGAGTATCAATAACAATCATGATATATGCCCAAATTATGTGACCTATCTCGGGGTTCTTTGTGCTTGTAGCCATGCTGGGATGGTAGATGAGGGTTGCCAGTATTTTCATGACATGGAATGTGTGCATGGGATCAAGCCCCTGATGATGCATTATGGAGTCATGGTTGATGTATTGGGTCGTGCTGGTCGTCTTGAAGAAGCTTATTGGTTTATACAGATGATGCCTATTGAGCCTGATCCGGTTGTGTGGAGGACATTGCTAAGTGCATGCGCTATACATGATGTGCATGACCATGCTGGGATTGGAGAAAGAGTGAGAAAGAGGTTACTTAGGATGGAGCCAAGGAGGGGAGGGAATTTGGTTATTGTTGCTAACATGTACGCTGAAGTGGGTATGTGGGAGAAAGCAACAAATGTGAGGAGGGTGATGAGAAATGGAGGAATGAAGAAATTGGCTGGGGAGAGTTGTGTGGACTTAGGTGGCTCCATGCATAGGTTCTTCGCGGGCTATGATCCTTGCCCAGATTTGATGTCCGTTTATCATCTACTCGATGGATTGAACTTGCACTTGAAAATGGTTAACTGA
- the LOC128195466 gene encoding ATP-dependent zinc metalloprotease FTSH 6, chloroplastic — protein sequence MSPALCLSVAPTLFHKPQDPSKDPHLTKASHSQKSCKQSLLDNKVISKRKLLSSAVIGLGPALAGLSVAQSTRAEPESPAASTSNRISYSRFLQYLDEGAVKKVDLFENGTVAIAEIYNATLEKMQRVKIQLPGLPQDLIRKMKDKNVDFAAYPLEVSWWPALLDLLGNLAFPLILLGSLLLRTSINNPAGGPNLPFGLGRSKAKFEMEPNTGVTFEDVAGVDEAKQDFQEIVEFLKTPEKFSAVGAKIPKGVLLVGPPGTGKTLLAKAIAGEAGVPFFSLSGSEFVEMFVGVGASRVRDLFNKAKQNSPCLVFIDEIDAVGRKRGTGIGGGNDEREQTLNQLLTEMDGFTGNTGVIVIAATNRPEILDSALLRPGRFDRQVTVELPDIKGREDILKVHSKNKKLDKDVSLSVIAMRTPGFSGADLANLMNEAAILAGRRGKDKITLKEIDHSIDRIVAGMEGTKMTDGRSKILVAYHEIGHAVCATLTPGHDPVQKVTLVPRGQARGLTWFIPDEDSSLVSKNKLFARIVGGLGGRAAEEVIFGETEITTGAAGDLQQITQIARQMVTVFGMSKIGPWALIDPAVQSSDVVLRMLARNSLSEKLAEDIDNSVREIIETAYEIAKNHIRNNRDAIDKLVDVLLEKETLNGDEFKALLSEFTDISSIKIDRIPVREMIEA from the exons ATGTCTCCGGCACTATGTTTGTCAGTCGCCCCCACTTTGTTCCACAAGCCTCAAGACCCTTCCAAGGATCCTCACCTCACAAAAGCCAGCCACAGCCAGAAATCATGCAAACAATCTTTGTTAGATAACAAAGTCATCAGCAAGAGGAAGCTTTTATCCTCAGCTGTTATTGGGTTGGGCCCAGCATTGGCTGGGCTTTCTGTTGCTCAATCCACAAGAGCTGAGCCTGAGAGCCCAGCTGCTTCCACATCAAACAGAATCTCTTACTCAAGGTTCCTGCAATACTTGGATGAAGGTGCTGTGAAGAAGGTCGACCTCTTTGAAAATGGAACAGTTGCTATTGCAGAGATATACAATGCAACATTGGAAAAAATGCAAAGAGTCAAAATTCAGTTACCTGGTTTGCCTCAGGACTTGATCaggaaaatgaaagataaaaatgttgATTTTGCTGCTTATCCCTTGGAAGTTAGTTGGTGGCCTGCACTACTTGACTTGTTGGGAAATTTGGCCTTTCCTTTGATTCTGCTTGGTTCTCTACTCTTGAGGACATCAATTAATAATCCTGCTGGTGGCCCCAACTTGCCCTTTGGACTAGGAAG GAGCAAGGCAAAGTTTGAGATGGAACCAAATACGGGAGTGACATTTGAGGATGTAGCAGGAGTTGATGAAGCCAAGCAAGATTTCCAAGAGATTGTTGAGTTCTTGAAGACCCCAGAGAAGTTTTCAGCCGTTGGAGCCAAAATTCCGAAAGGGGTTCTTTTGGTAGGGCCTCCGGGGACTGGAAAGACATTGCTGGCCAAGGCAATTGCAGGAGAGGCTGGGGTTCCTTTCTTCTCCCTATCTGGATCGGAGTTCGTTGAGATGTTTGTGGGTGTAGGGGCCTCAAGGGTGAGGGATTTGTTCAATAAGGCCAAGCAAAATTCACCATGTTTGGTGTTCATTGATGAGATAGATGCTGTAGGAAGGAAGAGAGGAACCGGTATAGGTGGAGGAAACGATGAAAGAGAACAAACACTGAATCAGTTGCTCACTGAAATGGATGGTTTTACTGGAAACACTGGCGTTATAGTAATTGCTGCCACTAACAGACCTGAAATTCTTGATTCAGCATTGCTTAGACCTGGCAGGTTCGATAGGCAG GTCACTGTTGAATTACCAGATATAAAAGGGAGGGAAGACATATTGAAAGTTCATAGTAAAAACAAGAAGCTTGACAAGGATGTTTCTCTTAGTGTCATTGCCATGAGAACTCCAGGATTCAGTGGTGCAGACCTGGCAAACCTCATGAATGAAGCCGCCATTCTTGCTGGTCGAAGAGGCAAAGATAAGATCACACTCAAAGAAATTGATCACTCCATAGATCGCATTGTGGCAGGCATGGAAGGAACCAAGATGACTGATGGCAGGAGCAAAATTCTGGTGGCTTACCATGAAATTGGACATGCTGTTTGCGC GACACTGACACCAGGACATGATCCAGTACAAAAAGTCACACTAGTTCCCAGAGGTCAAGCCCGGGGTTTAACATGGTTCATACCTGATGAAGATTCTTCTCTAGTCTCTAAGAACAAACTTTTTGCTAGAATAGTTGGAGGCTTAGGAGGCAGAGCAGCAGAGGAAGTCATATTTGGTGAAACTGAGATAACCACTGGAGCTGCTGGGGACTTGCAACAAATTACACAAATAGCAAGACAG ATGGTAACAGTGTTTGGCATGTCAAAGATAGGGCCATGGGCATTGATTGATCCTGCAGTGCAAAGTAGTGATGTGGTGCTTAGGATGCTGGCTAGGAACTCACTGTCAGAGAAACTAGCTGAAGACATTGATAACTCAGTGAGGGAGATAATAGAGACAGCATATGAAATTGCAAAGAATCACATAAGGAATAACCGTGATGCAATTGACAAGTTAGTAGATGTGCTACTTGAAAAGGAAACCCTTAATGGAGATGAATTTAAAGCTCTATTATCAGAATTCACGGATATTTCTTCCATTAAGATAGATAGAATTCCTGTGAGGGAAATGATCGAAGCATGA